A DNA window from Caulobacter mirabilis contains the following coding sequences:
- a CDS encoding GTP cyclohydrolase II — MPTNKQGHIRLTSHPQAGAAIRFPLHWGAPTARERGPVVATANAGPDRNAIGAHGGAYSIYRSLAIASGALNPLVRPDLTDTAPVVEVGPFEQWGDPHRIVSLDPWGHRVQLDFAQEIAEGADIRPTIAITKARLTLPEIGQAIDAGRLKIDGTVIHESRDVAVTKAAIDPVWHLPGVAERFGVDETQLRRTLFEQTGGMYPELVTRPDLKVFLPPIGGITLYIFGDPAAIADPNRRLTCRVHDECNGSDVFGSDICTCRPYLTHGIEECIAEAQAGGAGLIVYNRKEGRALGEVTKFLVYNARKRQPGGDQAATYFERTECVAGVQDARFQQLMPDVLHWLGIKRIDRFVSMSNMKHDALVEGGIQIGERVPIPAYLIPDDASVEMEAKKAAGYYTPEGAPTEEDLKKTVGRDLGEF; from the coding sequence ATGCCGACCAACAAGCAAGGCCATATCCGCCTGACCTCGCACCCGCAGGCAGGCGCCGCGATCCGTTTCCCCCTGCATTGGGGCGCGCCGACCGCCCGCGAGCGCGGCCCAGTGGTCGCCACCGCCAACGCCGGCCCCGACCGCAACGCCATCGGCGCCCACGGCGGCGCCTATTCCATCTACCGCTCGCTGGCCATCGCCTCGGGCGCGCTGAACCCGCTGGTCCGGCCGGACCTGACCGACACCGCGCCGGTGGTCGAGGTCGGCCCGTTCGAGCAGTGGGGCGATCCGCACAGGATCGTCTCGCTGGACCCTTGGGGCCACCGCGTCCAGCTGGACTTCGCCCAGGAGATCGCCGAAGGCGCCGACATCCGGCCGACCATCGCCATCACCAAGGCCCGCCTGACCCTGCCCGAGATCGGCCAGGCCATCGACGCCGGCCGGCTGAAGATCGACGGGACGGTGATCCATGAGAGCCGCGACGTGGCGGTGACCAAGGCGGCGATCGACCCGGTCTGGCATCTGCCGGGCGTGGCCGAGCGTTTCGGCGTCGACGAGACCCAGCTGCGCCGGACCCTGTTCGAACAGACCGGCGGCATGTACCCCGAACTGGTCACCCGGCCGGATCTGAAGGTCTTCCTGCCGCCGATCGGGGGCATCACCCTCTACATCTTCGGCGACCCGGCCGCGATCGCCGACCCCAACCGCCGTCTGACCTGCCGCGTCCATGACGAGTGCAATGGCAGTGACGTGTTCGGCTCGGACATCTGCACCTGTCGGCCCTACCTGACGCATGGCATCGAGGAATGCATCGCCGAGGCCCAGGCCGGCGGCGCGGGCCTGATCGTCTACAACCGCAAGGAAGGCCGGGCCCTGGGCGAGGTGACCAAGTTCCTGGTCTACAACGCCCGCAAGCGGCAGCCCGGCGGCGACCAGGCGGCGACCTATTTCGAGCGCACCGAATGCGTCGCCGGGGTTCAGGACGCCCGCTTCCAGCAGCTGATGCCGGACGTTCTGCACTGGCTGGGCATCAAGCGGATCGACCGCTTCGTCTCGATGTCCAACATGAAGCACGACGCCCTGGTTGAGGGCGGCATCCAGATCGGCGAGCGCGTGCCGATCCCGGCCTATCTGATCCCCGACGACGCCTCGGTCGAGATGGAGGCCAAGAAGGCCGCCGGCTACTACACGCCCGAAGGCGCGCCGACGGAAGAAGACCTGAAGAAGACCGTGGGGCGCGATCTTGGCGAGTTCTGA
- a CDS encoding DUF1688 family protein, translating to MADDVRFLLTAGAVRRAADAMLDLALAGDLPDWRVDLDRLPHTAQVVAEVIRAQYPTLEVPFHARWRHFTANGRDLWAELDARTAWPDAAVRARAAFDLVIVSVLLDAGAGPDWRYHDTETGQTLARSEGLGVASLRLFQSGVLSASAEDPLRADALERFDATILATAFQVSNGNPLLGLEGRAALIRRLGAAVGRPGDLYDAMLARAEDDQLPAPAILEVLLERLGPIWENRLVLDGAPLGDTWKHPSLGLVPIHKLSQWLAYSLIEPLQAAGVEVTDIDGLTGLAEYRNGGLFLDDGVMILKDPADLDRVHAVSDPLVVAWRSLTVALLDRIAPLVRERLGVSEADFPMAKVLEGGTWAAGRRLARERRSDGGPPLKITSDGTVF from the coding sequence ATGGCTGACGATGTGAGGTTTCTGCTTACCGCCGGAGCCGTCCGCCGCGCCGCCGACGCCATGCTCGATCTCGCCCTCGCCGGCGACCTGCCGGACTGGCGCGTGGACCTCGATCGCCTGCCGCACACGGCGCAGGTCGTGGCCGAGGTGATCCGCGCCCAATACCCGACACTGGAGGTTCCGTTCCACGCCCGCTGGCGGCACTTCACGGCCAACGGCCGCGACCTGTGGGCCGAGCTGGACGCCCGCACAGCCTGGCCGGACGCCGCCGTCCGGGCCCGCGCCGCCTTCGACCTGGTCATCGTCTCGGTGCTGCTTGACGCTGGCGCCGGGCCGGATTGGCGCTACCACGACACGGAGACCGGCCAGACCCTGGCCCGCTCGGAAGGCCTGGGCGTCGCCTCGCTGCGGCTGTTCCAGTCGGGCGTGCTGTCGGCCTCGGCGGAGGATCCGCTGCGCGCCGACGCTCTGGAGCGGTTCGACGCGACGATCCTGGCGACGGCGTTCCAGGTCTCCAACGGCAATCCCTTGCTCGGGCTGGAGGGACGCGCCGCTCTGATCCGCCGCCTGGGCGCGGCGGTCGGACGGCCGGGCGACCTCTACGACGCCATGTTGGCCCGGGCCGAAGACGACCAGTTGCCGGCGCCGGCGATCCTGGAAGTCCTGCTCGAGCGGCTGGGCCCGATCTGGGAGAACCGCCTGGTCCTCGACGGCGCCCCCCTGGGGGACACCTGGAAGCATCCGAGCCTGGGCCTGGTTCCGATCCACAAGCTCTCGCAATGGCTGGCCTACAGCCTGATCGAGCCGCTGCAGGCAGCGGGCGTAGAGGTGACGGACATCGACGGACTCACCGGCCTGGCCGAGTACCGCAACGGCGGCCTGTTCCTCGACGACGGGGTGATGATCCTCAAGGACCCGGCCGACCTCGACCGCGTCCATGCCGTGTCCGACCCGCTGGTCGTGGCCTGGCGGTCGCTGACCGTGGCGCTGCTCGACCGCATCGCACCGCTGGTCCGCGAGCGGCTCGGCGTGTCGGAGGCCGACTTCCCCATGGCCAAGGTGCTGGAGGGCGGCACCTGGGCCGCCGGCCGCCGCCTGGCCCGCGAGCGCCGCAGCGACGGCGGCCCGCCCCTGAAGATCACCAGCGACGGAACCGTATTCTGA
- the upp gene encoding uracil phosphoribosyltransferase encodes MKAPQGVTLVDHPLVQHKLTRLRDRNTSTKTFRELVREIATLLCYEVTRDLALTQREVETPLEVTTAPEIAGKKLVFASILRAGEGMLEGMLNLVPSARVAHVGLYRDPQTRAAVEYYFKVSESLAERQVIVIDPMLATGVSARAALERLKEAGARDLRFVCILAAPEGIEALRGDHPDVPIWCAGIDRGLDDHGYIVPGLGDAGDRLYGTR; translated from the coding sequence ATGAAGGCGCCCCAAGGCGTAACCCTGGTCGACCATCCGCTGGTCCAGCACAAGCTGACCCGGCTGCGCGACCGGAACACCTCGACCAAGACCTTCCGCGAGCTGGTCCGCGAGATCGCGACCCTGCTCTGCTACGAAGTCACCCGCGACCTGGCCCTGACCCAGCGCGAGGTCGAGACCCCGCTGGAAGTCACCACCGCGCCCGAGATCGCGGGCAAGAAGCTGGTCTTCGCCTCGATCCTGCGGGCCGGGGAGGGGATGCTGGAAGGCATGCTGAACCTGGTGCCGTCGGCGCGGGTGGCGCACGTCGGCCTCTACCGCGATCCCCAGACCCGGGCGGCGGTGGAGTACTATTTCAAGGTCTCCGAGTCCCTGGCCGAGCGGCAGGTGATCGTCATCGACCCGATGCTGGCCACCGGCGTCAGCGCCCGCGCGGCGCTCGAGCGGCTGAAGGAAGCCGGCGCCCGAGACCTGCGCTTCGTCTGCATCCTGGCCGCGCCGGAAGGCATCGAGGCCCTGCGCGGCGACCACCCGGACGTGCCGATCTGGTGCGCGGGCATCGACCGCGGCCTGGACGACCACGGCTACATCGTGCCGGGCCTGGGAGACGCGGGGGATCGGCTGTACGGGACGCGGTGA
- a CDS encoding enoyl-CoA hydratase/isomerase family protein, with product MTHETLLIEDAGDGVIVVALNRPAAGNSLSTKMALELLALWRQLGEPGAARAIVLTGAGGKIFCAGADLKERDGMTDDQWVDQHRLFEAMRDALVALPVPVICAVNGAAYGGGCEIALNCDFVYAAQGARFALPEVKLGIMPGLGGVQNLARAAGERRAREILLTGDPFTAEEGAGYGVVNRVCAPADLVPEAVATACKIAGNAPLSIRNIRRTLDATRVLSGEAAIKVELEHYDALTPTDDRREGVAAWGEKRKPDWKGR from the coding sequence ATGACCCACGAGACCCTGCTCATCGAGGACGCCGGGGACGGCGTGATCGTCGTCGCCCTGAACCGCCCGGCGGCGGGGAACTCCCTGTCGACCAAGATGGCGCTCGAACTGCTCGCCCTCTGGCGACAGCTGGGCGAGCCCGGCGCGGCGCGGGCGATCGTGCTGACCGGGGCGGGGGGCAAGATCTTCTGCGCCGGCGCCGACCTGAAGGAGCGGGACGGCATGACCGACGATCAGTGGGTCGACCAGCACCGCCTGTTCGAGGCCATGCGCGACGCCCTGGTCGCCCTGCCGGTCCCGGTGATCTGCGCGGTCAACGGCGCGGCCTACGGCGGCGGCTGCGAGATCGCCCTGAACTGCGACTTCGTCTACGCCGCCCAGGGCGCCCGGTTCGCCCTGCCGGAAGTGAAACTGGGCATCATGCCGGGCCTGGGCGGGGTTCAGAATCTGGCCCGCGCCGCCGGCGAGCGCCGCGCCCGCGAGATTCTGCTGACCGGCGATCCGTTCACGGCGGAAGAGGGCGCCGGCTATGGCGTGGTCAACCGCGTCTGCGCCCCGGCCGACCTGGTCCCGGAGGCCGTGGCGACGGCCTGCAAGATCGCTGGCAACGCCCCGCTGTCGATCCGCAACATCCGCCGCACCCTGGACGCGACGCGGGTCCTGTCCGGCGAGGCGGCGATCAAGGTCGAGCTGGAGCACTACGACGCCCTGACCCCCACCGACGACCGCCGCGAGGGCGTCGCCGCCTGGGGCGAGAAGCGCAAGCCGGACTGGAAGGGACGGTAG
- a CDS encoding serine hydrolase domain-containing protein codes for MRITPDLTRRSFTASAISLAAGPPASAALAAPVERRDEVADIDAFVRAAMARTVVVPGLSLAVVEGDRVVMTGGYGVADVRAGTPIDADTGFYIASATKSFTALAIALEADRGGLGLADALSLAFPGSALPSEMAASVTLEDLLSHRSGLDNAPIAFRTAYSGEHTPPQLQALLAQTKTVADAPHGVFRYANAGYNIATTLLERRDGRDWRALVRDRVLTPAGMARTTPWVSKARARGTVAVGHFGLDAGGATPSPLQKVDATMQSAGGLVSTANDMARWLRLQINDGAFGGRRVFPAGRVASTHRSRVAQDRRFGAYQRDGYGLGWQTGRYGEDRFIHHFGNFSGSRSHVSFMPDRRLGVVVLVNEDLVAGELADVVANYVYDRFAGRVDLRAPYEGELGTLTARRDKRQAGLAAAKAERAARPWTLSRPRADYAGAYVNPGLGTLVIAQAGDLLTAKIGVMSAVAEAFDQPETIRVELVPFQGQTIRFDGENSLIFDDARFVRG; via the coding sequence ATGCGCATTACTCCCGACCTCACCCGTCGATCGTTCACCGCGTCCGCGATATCGCTGGCGGCCGGACCGCCCGCGTCCGCCGCGTTGGCCGCGCCGGTCGAGCGTCGGGATGAGGTCGCCGACATCGACGCCTTCGTGCGCGCGGCGATGGCGAGAACGGTCGTCGTCCCCGGCCTGTCCCTCGCCGTCGTCGAGGGCGACCGAGTCGTCATGACCGGCGGATACGGGGTCGCCGACGTGCGCGCCGGGACGCCCATCGACGCCGACACCGGTTTCTACATCGCCTCGGCGACCAAGTCGTTTACGGCCCTGGCCATCGCGCTTGAGGCGGACAGGGGCGGACTCGGCCTGGCCGATGCTTTGTCGCTGGCCTTTCCCGGCTCGGCCCTCCCGTCGGAGATGGCCGCCTCGGTCACGCTCGAAGACCTGCTGAGCCACCGCTCCGGTCTGGACAACGCGCCGATCGCCTTTCGCACGGCCTATTCGGGCGAGCACACGCCGCCGCAACTCCAGGCCTTGCTGGCGCAGACCAAGACCGTCGCCGATGCGCCGCACGGTGTCTTCCGCTATGCCAACGCCGGCTACAACATCGCCACCACCCTGCTGGAGAGGCGAGACGGCCGCGACTGGCGCGCGCTGGTGCGCGACCGGGTGCTGACGCCGGCCGGCATGGCCCGCACCACGCCCTGGGTGTCGAAGGCGAGGGCTCGGGGGACGGTCGCCGTCGGCCACTTCGGCCTGGACGCCGGGGGCGCGACGCCCAGCCCTTTGCAGAAGGTCGACGCGACCATGCAGTCGGCCGGCGGGTTGGTCTCGACCGCCAACGACATGGCCCGCTGGCTGAGGCTCCAGATCAACGACGGCGCCTTCGGCGGCCGCCGTGTCTTCCCCGCCGGGAGGGTCGCCTCGACCCACCGCTCGCGCGTGGCCCAGGACCGCCGGTTCGGCGCCTATCAGCGCGACGGCTACGGCCTGGGATGGCAGACGGGACGGTACGGCGAGGATCGTTTTATCCACCACTTCGGCAACTTCTCGGGCTCGCGGTCCCATGTCTCGTTCATGCCCGACCGGCGGTTGGGCGTGGTCGTGCTGGTCAACGAGGATCTGGTCGCGGGCGAGCTCGCCGATGTGGTCGCCAACTACGTCTACGATCGCTTCGCCGGCCGCGTCGACCTGCGGGCGCCTTACGAAGGCGAGCTCGGGACGCTGACCGCGCGGCGGGACAAGCGGCAGGCCGGCCTGGCGGCGGCCAAGGCGGAGCGGGCGGCGCGACCCTGGACGCTGTCCCGGCCGCGGGCCGACTACGCCGGAGCCTATGTGAACCCCGGCCTGGGAACGCTGGTGATCGCGCAGGCTGGCGACCTCCTGACCGCGAAGATCGGCGTAATGAGCGCGGTCGCCGAGGCCTTCGACCAGCCCGAGACCATCCGGGTCGAACTCGTGCCCTTCCAGGGGCAGACCATCCGCTTCGACGGCGAAAACAGCCTGATTTTCGACGACGCCCGTTTCGTCCGGGGCTGA
- a CDS encoding AbgT family transporter, which produces MSEASQPGRQRGFLGFVERAGNLLPDPTIIFVYLILALMVLSAIGSAMGWEASLPYSGSKAPEHAELANGVLTYRASSLFSEENVAKLFTEMPKTFAGFAPLGLVLTIMIGAAVAERTGLFSALIRASLRNAHKGLLTPIVAVIGMVSHHASDAAYVVFIPLAAIVFAVAGRHPLAGLAAAFAAVSGGYAGNLMPGQIDVLLLSFTQEAARIVDPTWTMNPLGNWYYICAIVVLFTPIVWFITDKVVEPRLGKWGGVVDEELRADLDKAEVTAEERKGLRRAGLVALGIIAFFAAMALWPGYTPFINEEAKGTARLQPLYASLIAGFFLLFLLTGIVFGRAVGVVKSADDVVKMMQHGVRTMAPYLVFVFFAAHFVAMFNWSRIGPIIAINGAEALQAMALPAALLLVCVLLLSSFLDLFIGSASAKWSALSPVVVPMFMLLGVSPEMTTAAYRMGDSYTNIMTPLMSYFPLILAFSRRWDGTMGVGSLLALMLPYALSFMAVGIAMTVGWVLLDLPLGPGAQVHYTPPTAG; this is translated from the coding sequence ATGAGTGAAGCATCACAGCCCGGCCGCCAGCGCGGCTTCCTCGGCTTCGTCGAGCGTGCGGGCAACCTGCTGCCGGACCCGACGATCATCTTCGTCTATCTGATCCTGGCGCTGATGGTGCTGTCGGCGATCGGCTCGGCGATGGGCTGGGAAGCCTCGCTGCCCTATTCCGGCTCCAAGGCGCCGGAGCACGCCGAGCTGGCCAATGGGGTTCTGACCTATCGGGCGTCCAGCCTGTTCTCCGAGGAGAACGTGGCCAAGCTGTTCACCGAGATGCCGAAGACCTTCGCGGGCTTCGCGCCGCTGGGCCTGGTGCTGACGATCATGATCGGCGCCGCGGTGGCCGAGCGGACCGGCCTGTTCTCGGCCCTGATCCGCGCCTCGCTGCGCAACGCTCACAAGGGGCTGCTGACCCCGATCGTGGCGGTGATCGGCATGGTCTCGCACCACGCCTCGGACGCCGCCTATGTTGTGTTCATCCCCTTGGCGGCGATCGTGTTCGCGGTGGCCGGGCGACATCCGCTGGCCGGTCTGGCGGCGGCCTTCGCGGCGGTGTCGGGCGGCTACGCCGGCAACCTGATGCCCGGCCAGATCGACGTCCTGCTGCTCAGCTTCACCCAGGAGGCGGCGCGGATCGTCGACCCGACCTGGACGATGAACCCGCTGGGCAACTGGTACTACATCTGCGCCATCGTCGTTCTGTTCACCCCGATCGTCTGGTTCATCACCGACAAGGTGGTCGAGCCGCGGCTCGGCAAATGGGGCGGCGTGGTCGACGAGGAGCTGCGCGCCGACCTCGACAAGGCCGAGGTCACGGCGGAGGAGCGCAAGGGCCTGCGCCGCGCCGGTCTGGTCGCCCTGGGCATCATCGCCTTCTTCGCGGCCATGGCGCTCTGGCCGGGCTACACCCCCTTCATCAACGAGGAAGCCAAGGGCACCGCCCGGCTGCAGCCGCTCTACGCCTCGCTGATCGCCGGCTTCTTCCTGCTGTTCCTGCTGACCGGCATCGTCTTCGGCCGCGCCGTCGGCGTGGTGAAGTCGGCGGACGATGTCGTGAAGATGATGCAGCACGGGGTCCGGACCATGGCGCCGTACCTCGTCTTCGTGTTCTTCGCGGCCCACTTCGTGGCCATGTTCAACTGGTCGCGGATCGGCCCGATCATCGCCATCAACGGCGCCGAGGCCCTGCAGGCCATGGCCCTGCCGGCGGCCCTGCTGCTGGTCTGCGTGCTGCTGCTGTCGTCGTTCCTGGACCTGTTCATCGGCTCGGCCTCGGCCAAGTGGAGCGCCCTGTCGCCGGTGGTGGTGCCGATGTTCATGCTGCTGGGCGTCAGCCCCGAGATGACCACCGCCGCCTATCGGATGGGCGACAGCTACACCAACATCATGACCCCGCTGATGAGCTACTTCCCGCTGATCCTGGCCTTCAGCCGGCGCTGGGACGGGACCATGGGCGTGGGCTCGCTGCTGGCGCTGATGCTGCCCTATGCGCTGAGCTTCATGGCGGTCGGCATCGCCATGACCGTCGGCTGGGTGCTGCTCGACCTGCCGCTCGGGCCGGGCGCCCAGGTCCACTACACCCCGCCGACCGCGGGCTGA
- a CDS encoding DUF3325 domain-containing protein yields the protein MIGLAALLFAYAGFTGVCASMAKHQPDLLGRKLEPLRQKQIRWAGIAGLAAAYGCTVVASGWKFGSVQWVGAIIAAALAVTLLIPYSPRLAARAAPGAAFVAAMLLASGLLVRIG from the coding sequence ATGATCGGTCTCGCCGCCCTCCTCTTCGCCTACGCCGGCTTCACCGGCGTCTGCGCCTCGATGGCCAAGCATCAGCCGGACCTGCTGGGGCGCAAGCTCGAGCCCCTCCGCCAGAAGCAGATCCGCTGGGCCGGGATCGCCGGCCTCGCCGCCGCCTACGGCTGCACGGTCGTCGCCTCCGGCTGGAAGTTCGGCTCGGTGCAATGGGTTGGGGCGATCATAGCCGCCGCCCTGGCGGTCACCCTGCTGATCCCCTACAGCCCCCGGCTGGCCGCCCGGGCGGCGCCGGGCGCGGCCTTCGTCGCGGCGATGCTGCTGGCGAGCGGACTGCTGGTGCGGATCGGGTAG
- a CDS encoding PepSY-associated TM helix domain-containing protein: MNGAFRQSMAWLHTWTGLLVGWVLFAMFTTGTATYFRPEITRWMEPETGMPASPSVAAAGALAFLQAKAPDAKSWSITLPDERSSTVNVFWEPQPKAGEEDKPRRRRRGSDTSAVLDAATGEVVKPRETRGGEFFYRFHFQMHYMPVIAGRWVAGFCAMFMLAAIVSGVITHKRIFKDFFTFRPGKAAQRSWLDAHNLTAVLALPFHAMITYTGLVTLMALYMPWGALANYKTEDAFFEQLFPQTEAVERSGVAVGPPPLTLVLDEAARTWGGGRSWIVGVSNPGDATSTIEVTRHTGDQLSNRSGSLTFDARGKLVSSSAKAGPAAVTSGAMYGLHMGRFAKPLLRWLYFVCALTGCAMVATGLILWTVKRRQQLPDPEKPYFGFRLVERLNIGTIAGVPAGMAMMLWANRLLPVEMATRSPWEVHAVFVGWGGMILYACLRPTKKAWVETLSAAAALVALLPVVSAITTPNRNLLANLLRGDWAMVAFDLTLVTLGAGLAFCAWKAARYKPAVKAKRKPPAPAPAAAVTEEAA; the protein is encoded by the coding sequence ATGAACGGCGCCTTCCGTCAGTCGATGGCCTGGCTCCACACCTGGACCGGACTGCTCGTCGGCTGGGTCCTGTTCGCGATGTTCACGACCGGGACGGCCACCTACTTCCGGCCCGAGATCACCCGCTGGATGGAGCCGGAGACCGGCATGCCGGCCAGCCCGTCGGTCGCGGCGGCCGGCGCGCTGGCCTTCCTTCAGGCCAAGGCCCCCGACGCCAAGAGCTGGAGCATCACCCTGCCGGACGAACGGTCCTCGACCGTCAATGTCTTCTGGGAGCCGCAGCCCAAGGCCGGCGAAGAGGACAAGCCCCGTCGCCGCCGGCGCGGCTCGGACACCAGCGCCGTCCTCGATGCGGCCACCGGCGAGGTGGTGAAGCCCCGCGAGACCCGCGGCGGGGAGTTCTTCTACCGGTTCCATTTCCAGATGCACTACATGCCGGTCATCGCCGGCCGCTGGGTGGCGGGCTTCTGCGCCATGTTCATGCTGGCGGCGATCGTCTCCGGCGTGATCACCCACAAGCGCATCTTCAAGGACTTCTTCACCTTCCGGCCCGGCAAGGCGGCGCAGCGGTCCTGGCTGGACGCCCACAACCTGACCGCGGTCCTGGCGCTGCCGTTCCACGCCATGATCACCTACACCGGCCTGGTCACGCTGATGGCGCTCTACATGCCGTGGGGGGCGCTGGCGAACTACAAGACCGAGGACGCCTTCTTCGAGCAGCTGTTCCCGCAGACCGAGGCGGTCGAGCGCAGCGGCGTCGCCGTCGGCCCACCGCCCCTGACCCTGGTGCTGGACGAGGCGGCCCGGACCTGGGGCGGCGGCCGCTCCTGGATCGTCGGCGTCAGCAACCCCGGCGACGCGACCTCGACCATCGAGGTGACCCGCCACACCGGCGACCAGCTGTCCAACCGCAGCGGCTCGCTGACCTTCGACGCCCGCGGCAAGCTGGTCTCCAGCAGCGCCAAGGCCGGCCCGGCGGCCGTGACCAGCGGCGCGATGTACGGCCTGCACATGGGCCGGTTCGCCAAGCCGCTGCTGCGCTGGCTCTACTTCGTCTGCGCCCTGACCGGCTGCGCCATGGTCGCCACCGGCCTGATCCTGTGGACCGTCAAGCGACGCCAGCAGCTGCCCGATCCGGAGAAACCCTACTTCGGCTTCCGCCTGGTCGAGCGGCTGAACATCGGGACCATCGCCGGCGTCCCGGCCGGGATGGCGATGATGCTGTGGGCCAACCGCCTGCTGCCCGTCGAGATGGCGACCCGCTCGCCATGGGAGGTGCACGCCGTCTTCGTCGGCTGGGGCGGGATGATCCTCTATGCCTGCCTGCGCCCGACCAAGAAGGCTTGGGTCGAGACCCTGTCGGCCGCGGCCGCCCTGGTCGCCCTGCTGCCGGTGGTCAGCGCGATCACGACGCCGAACCGCAACCTGCTCGCCAACCTGCTGCGCGGGGACTGGGCCATGGTCGCGTTCGACCTGACCCTCGTGACGCTGGGCGCCGGCCTGGCCTTCTGCGCCTGGAAGGCGGCGCGCTACAAGCCGGCGGTCAAGGCCAAACGCAAGCCGCCCGCGCCGGCGCCGGCCGCCGCGGTGACCGAGGAGGCCGCCTGA
- a CDS encoding iron transporter encodes MAAAKRKEGPTWLRRLDVAGRAVAAIGVGYVFASLATAVLAKLLPGGPIEATIAATTLSFAIYVTVVVWCFAEPKSWRLWAGLAGGCAALGGVLWIALILEPRL; translated from the coding sequence ATGGCCGCCGCCAAGCGCAAGGAAGGTCCGACCTGGCTCCGGCGGCTGGACGTCGCCGGCCGCGCCGTCGCCGCCATCGGCGTCGGCTACGTCTTCGCCTCGCTGGCGACGGCGGTGCTGGCCAAGCTGCTGCCTGGCGGGCCGATCGAGGCGACGATCGCCGCCACCACCCTGTCGTTCGCCATCTATGTCACGGTCGTCGTCTGGTGCTTCGCCGAGCCGAAGAGCTGGCGGCTGTGGGCCGGGCTGGCCGGCGGCTGCGCGGCCCTGGGCGGCGTGCTGTGGATCGCGCTGATCCTGGAGCCCCGGCTATGA